A region from the Metarhizium brunneum chromosome 7, complete sequence genome encodes:
- the vlmA_7 gene encoding Fatty acid hydroxylase vlmA: protein MSDTKPNPKDSMKSTWRTKDRRQWNLAHWFYEMTDVHPTNLHDDIPVHQKSEKVPYLSDWLMHRWVIVHAALPLALHQLYVHYTGVNLTALQAFLFYSVAFKLIAIREIHMLRAMGHRHGFLDGDAHERDGVPDVGVWKVMRSLVSTSTFRPVFTVFLAYRASEAPADMSWWWMPLEAGLYGIVLDFWFYWYHRLMHEVGGLWQFHRTHHLTKHPNPLLTLYADTEQEIFDIAGIPLLTYFSMKLMGMPMGFYEWWICHQYVVFAELAGHSGLRLHATPPNVLTVFLRMFDAELIIEDHDLHHRKGWKSSGNYGKQTRLWDRVFGTCKDRIECGSTNVDYENQASMPIFF from the coding sequence ATGTCCGACACCAAGCCCAACCCCAAAGACTCCATGAAGTCTACCTGGCGGACCAAGGACCGCCGGCAATGGAACCTCGCCCACTGGTTCTACGAGATGACCGACGTGCATCCCACCAACCTGCACGACGACATCCCCGTGCACCAAAAGTCAGAAAAGGTGCCCTACCTGTCCGACTGGCTGATGCACCGCTGGGTCATCGTCCACGCGGCGCTCCCCCTCGCCCTGCACCAGCTCTACGTCCACTACACGGGCGTCAACCTCACGGCCCTGCAGGCCTTCCTCTTCTACAGCGTCGCCTTCAAGCTCATCGCCATCCGCGAGATCCACATGCTCCGCGCCATGGGCCACCGGCACGGcttcctcgacggcgacgcccaCGAGCGCGACGGCGTGCCCGACGTCGGCGTCTGGAAGGTGATGCGCTCGCTCGTCTCGACGTCCACCTTCCGCCCCGTCTTCACCGTCTTCCTCGCCTACCGCGCGTCCGAGGCCCCCGCCGACATGAGCTGGTGGTGGATGCCGCTCGAGGCCGGGCTCTACGGCATCGTCCTCGACTTCTGGTTCTACTGGTACCACCGCCTGATGCACGAGGTCGGCGGCCTGTGGCAGTTCCACCGCACCCACCACCTCACCAAGCACCCGAACCCGCTGCTGACCCTGTACGCCGACACCGAGCAGGAGATTTTCGACATTGCCGGCATCCCGCTGCTGACCTACTTTTCTATGAAGCTCATGGGCATGCCGATGGGTTTTTACGAGTGGTGGATCTGCCACCAGTACGTTGTGTTTGCGGAGCTGGCTGGCCACAGTGGCCTGCGTCTTCACGCCACGCCTCCGAATGTGCTTACCGTCTTTTTGCGCATGTTTGACGCTGAGCTTATTATCGAGGACCATGACTTGCACCACCGCAAGGGGTGGAAGTCGAGCGGCAACTATGGCAAGCAGACCCGTTTGTGGGACCGCGTCTTTGGCACCTGCAAGGACCGGATTGAGTGTGGCTCGACGAATGTTGATTACGAGAACCAGGCGAGTATGCCTATTTTCTTCTGA